From one Acidibrevibacterium fodinaquatile genomic stretch:
- a CDS encoding BKACE family enzyme — translation MSGRKVIITCAVTGAIHTPSMSPHLPVTPDEIASAAIAAAEAGAAIVHLHARDPKTGKPDQSPEAFAAFLPRIKQATDAVINLTSGGAPNMLIKERIQPSLTFKPEVASLNMGSMNFGLFPMLERFKTFKHDWERQHLEGSRDLIFRNTFADIEFALKSLSESGTRFEFECYDVGHLYNLAHFLDRKLVTPPLFVQTVFGILGGIGPHPEDVMHMKRTADRLFGSHYRWSVLGAGRNQLPIAAMAAAMGANVRVGLEDSLWIGPGQLAESNAQQVKRARQILEGLGLAIATPAEAREILALKGGDKVAF, via the coding sequence ATGTCGGGACGAAAGGTCATCATCACGTGCGCGGTTACCGGGGCGATCCACACGCCCTCGATGTCGCCGCATTTGCCGGTGACGCCGGACGAGATCGCGTCCGCCGCGATCGCCGCCGCCGAAGCCGGGGCCGCGATCGTTCATCTCCATGCCCGCGATCCCAAAACCGGCAAGCCTGACCAGAGCCCCGAAGCCTTCGCCGCTTTTTTGCCGCGGATCAAACAGGCGACCGATGCGGTGATCAATCTCACCAGCGGCGGCGCGCCCAACATGCTGATCAAGGAGCGCATCCAGCCCTCGTTGACTTTCAAGCCGGAGGTCGCCTCGCTCAACATGGGCTCGATGAATTTCGGGCTGTTTCCGATGCTCGAGCGGTTCAAGACGTTCAAGCATGACTGGGAGCGCCAGCATCTTGAGGGTTCGCGCGATCTGATCTTCCGCAACACCTTCGCCGATATCGAGTTCGCGCTCAAAAGCCTGTCCGAAAGCGGCACGCGATTCGAGTTCGAATGCTACGATGTCGGGCATCTCTATAATCTCGCGCATTTTCTCGACCGCAAGCTGGTGACGCCGCCTTTGTTCGTGCAAACCGTGTTCGGCATCTTGGGCGGCATCGGCCCGCACCCGGAAGACGTCATGCACATGAAGCGCACCGCCGACCGGCTGTTCGGCTCGCATTATCGCTGGTCGGTGCTCGGCGCCGGGCGCAACCAGTTGCCGATCGCGGCGATGGCGGCGGCGATGGGGGCGAATGTGCGTGTTGGGCTCGAGGATAGTCTCTGGATCGGGCCCGGCCAGCTCGCCGAAAGCAACGCCCAGCAGGTCAAACGGGCGCGCCAGATCCTCGAGGGGCTGGGTCTCGCGATCGCGACCCCGGCGGAAGCGCGGGAAATCCTCGCCCTCAAAGGCGGCGACAAAGTCGCTTTTTGA
- a CDS encoding glycosyltransferase family 39 protein yields the protein MSGVEVGIGRKVWASPLHAVMAPVPAALLLILVTCLLRLAFGWALGLGVDESYMVAAGRQWRLGYFDHPPLAWWLTWGTEQIFGAGASPVLLRLPFILLFAVSTWLLIRLTTRLFDAEAAFWTAVLFNLAPVFGVASGGWVLPDGPLDAALLAAALALVRAWEDGRARWWLASGAAAGLALDAKYSAVLTLTGAAFFLATTAPGRAALRRWPVYAALALALLVFSPVLLWNAAHGWASFAFQGGRALGGVWHPLAPLTVLGGEALFLLPWIWLPLLVCAAGAARRGPREWRGWLLLALAAPPILLFAAVALWARQKVLFHWVAPGYLFLLPLLGRAVARRLRAGERGVRVWLALSAGVMLIGLTLVGSEVRFDWLPHVFPALERGADPDLQAVDWTSLRDDLAQRRLLGPPPPVIAVLRWQDAGKLDYALAGAARVICLGPDPRQYGINGATTAAAGTDVLIVAPGMDLARIEAQIGADFATITPLAPLVLRHAGRAAAAIPLFLGKSYHAAPRAR from the coding sequence CGCCCGTGCCGGCCGCGCTTCTCCTCATTCTCGTGACATGTTTGCTTCGCCTCGCCTTCGGCTGGGCGCTCGGGCTTGGTGTCGATGAAAGCTATATGGTTGCCGCCGGGCGGCAATGGCGGCTCGGCTATTTCGATCATCCGCCGCTCGCCTGGTGGCTGACCTGGGGCACCGAGCAGATCTTCGGCGCGGGCGCGAGCCCGGTTTTGCTCCGCCTGCCGTTCATTCTCCTGTTCGCGGTCTCGACTTGGCTCCTGATCCGGCTCACGACCCGGCTTTTCGACGCCGAGGCGGCGTTCTGGACGGCGGTGCTGTTCAACCTCGCGCCGGTATTCGGCGTCGCCAGCGGCGGCTGGGTGCTGCCTGATGGTCCGCTCGATGCCGCTCTTCTCGCCGCAGCCCTTGCCTTGGTGCGCGCCTGGGAGGACGGCCGCGCCCGCTGGTGGCTGGCGAGCGGCGCCGCCGCCGGCCTTGCGCTCGATGCCAAATATTCCGCCGTGCTCACCCTCACGGGGGCGGCGTTTTTTCTCGCAACCACCGCGCCGGGGCGGGCGGCGCTCCGGCGCTGGCCGGTCTATGCCGCCCTCGCCCTCGCCCTCCTCGTGTTTTCCCCGGTGCTGCTCTGGAACGCGGCGCATGGCTGGGCGTCATTCGCGTTCCAGGGGGGGCGGGCGCTCGGCGGCGTCTGGCATCCGCTGGCGCCGCTTACGGTGCTCGGCGGCGAGGCGCTGTTTTTGCTGCCCTGGATTTGGCTCCCCTTGCTGGTGTGCGCCGCCGGCGCGGCGCGGCGCGGCCCGCGCGAATGGCGCGGCTGGCTGCTGCTTGCGCTCGCCGCGCCGCCGATCCTGCTGTTCGCGGCGGTCGCGCTTTGGGCACGGCAGAAGGTTTTGTTCCACTGGGTGGCGCCGGGCTACCTGTTTTTGCTGCCCTTGCTCGGCCGCGCGGTCGCGAGACGCCTGCGGGCGGGCGAACGCGGGGTCAGGGTCTGGCTTGCGCTCTCGGCCGGTGTGATGCTGATCGGGCTTACGCTGGTCGGGAGCGAGGTGCGGTTTGACTGGCTGCCACATGTGTTTCCCGCGCTCGAGCGTGGCGCCGATCCCGATCTGCAAGCGGTCGATTGGACCTCGCTCCGCGACGATCTCGCGCAACGCCGCCTGCTCGGCCCGCCGCCGCCGGTGATCGCGGTGCTGCGCTGGCAGGATGCCGGCAAGCTCGATTACGCCCTGGCGGGCGCTGCGCGGGTGATTTGTCTCGGCCCCGACCCCAGGCAATATGGCATCAATGGCGCAACCACCGCCGCCGCCGGGACGGATGTGCTGATCGTCGCGCCCGGGATGGATCTCGCGCGGATCGAAGCGCAGATCGGCGCAGATTTCGCAACGATCACCCCGCTCGCGCCGCTGGTGCTGCGCCATGCCGGGCGGGCGGCGGCGGCGATCCCGCTCTTTCTCGGGAAATCCTATCACGCCGCGCCTAGAGCAAGGTAG